The Virgibacillus sp. SK37 region GTATATCCAGGAGGGAAACGCATGAATAATGAAACGATGGACCTTTTTAAAAATTTAACAGAATTACAAGGAGCACCAGGAAACGAACACCGTGTGAGATCTTTTATGAAGAAAGAATTGGAAAGGTATGCTGATTCCGTAATTCAGGATAACCTTGGTGGAGTATTTGGTGTTCGTGATGGCCAGGGACCAAGAGTAATGGTCGCAGGTCACATGGATGAAGTAGGTTTTATGGTTACACAGATAACGAAAAATGGGATGATTCGTTTTCAGACGCTCGGTGGTTGGTGGAGTCAGGTACTGCTTGCACAGCGAGTACAGATTATGACAGAAGCAGGCCCGGTAATTGGTGTAATTGGTTCCATACCACCACATAACTTAACAGAAGAACAACGGAAAAAGCCTATGGAAATGAAAAACATGCTTATCGATATCGGTGCAGATGATAAAGAAGATGCAGAACGGATAGGTATTCGACCAGGTCAATCAATCTTACCTGTAACACCTTTTACTCCAATGTCCAATGAGAAAAAAATCCTTGCCAAAGCGTGGGATAATCGCTATGGATGCGGTTTGGCTATAGAACTGCTAAAAGAATTACAAGGGGTAACACTCCCAAACAAGCTATACTCAGGTGCTACGGTGCAGGAAGAAGTAGGGCTTCGTGGTGCGCAGGTAGCTGCAAATATGATTAATCCTGACATATTTTATGCGTTGGATGCCTCTCCTGCAAACGATGCCTCTGGGGATAAGGAAGCATTTGGACAATTGGGAAAGGGTGCATTGCTTCGTATCTTTGACCGCTCAATGATTACGCATCGTGGA contains the following coding sequences:
- a CDS encoding M42 family metallopeptidase translates to MNNETMDLFKNLTELQGAPGNEHRVRSFMKKELERYADSVIQDNLGGVFGVRDGQGPRVMVAGHMDEVGFMVTQITKNGMIRFQTLGGWWSQVLLAQRVQIMTEAGPVIGVIGSIPPHNLTEEQRKKPMEMKNMLIDIGADDKEDAERIGIRPGQSILPVTPFTPMSNEKKILAKAWDNRYGCGLAIELLKELQGVTLPNKLYSGATVQEEVGLRGAQVAANMINPDIFYALDASPANDASGDKEAFGQLGKGALLRIFDRSMITHRGMKEFILDTAESNNIPYQYFISQGGTDAGRVHLANDGVPSAVVGICSRYIHTHASIIHVDDYAAAKELIIKLVKETDQNTVDQIRKK